In Tachysurus fulvidraco isolate hzauxx_2018 chromosome 1, HZAU_PFXX_2.0, whole genome shotgun sequence, a single window of DNA contains:
- the fubp1 gene encoding far upstream element-binding protein 1 isoform X6, producing MIAAKIGGDGVNPPPPTNEFAYGGQKRPLEDAAFAAMGGMAGLPRPMSEEFKVPDGMVGFIIGRGGEQISRIQQESACKIQIAPDSGGMPERSVTLTGSPDSIMTAKRLLTEIVEKGRPTPFHNDGPGMSVQEIMIPASKAGLVIGKGGETIKQLQERAGVKMVMIQDGPQNTGADKPLRISGDPYKVQQAKDMVMDLIRDQGFREQRGEYGSRMGGGGGGGGGGGGGGGGEGLDVPVPRFAVGIVIGRNGEMIKKIQNDTGVKIQFKPDDGTTPDRIAQIMGPPDRAQHAASIITDLLHSVQAGGPPGPGGRGRGRGHGNWNMGPPGGLQEFSFTVPTVKTGLIIGKGGETIKSISQQSGARIELQRNPPPNADPNIKMFTVRGTPQQIDYARQLVEEKIGGPVSPIGGPHGPPGPHGGPAPHGPPGPPGPPAPMGPYNPGPYNQGPPGPHGGPPGPYQPQGWGNGYPHWQQGQPDPNKAAADANAAAWAAYYAQYQQQPQAPMTPTSGAAPGTAPANGQGDPQAPGQSGQADYTKAWEEYYKKMGQQGQQPQDYTKAWEEYYKKQGQAAPQAAGPSSSQPGGQPDYSAAWAEYYRQQAAYYGQGGSQPMGSAPPAQQLHQESLHPDISET from the exons ATG atagCAGCTAAAATCGGGGGTGATGGAGTTAATCCACCTCCTCCAACCAACGAGTTTGCGTACGGAGGGCAGAAAAGGCCTTTGGAAGACGCGG CTTTTGCTGCAATGGGTGGAATGGCTGGTCTTCCAAG GCCTATGTCAGAAGAGTTCAAGGTTCCAGACGGCATGGTCGGCTTTA TTATCggaagaggaggagagcagATTTCAAGGATCCAGCAAGAATCTGCATGCAAGATCCAGATAGCTCCAG ACAGCGGCGGCATGCCTGAGCGCTCGGTGACGTTAACAGGCTCTCCGGATTCCatcat GACTGCAAAGAGGTTACTGACCGAGATCGTGGAAAAGGGCAGACCGACTCCGTTTCACAATGATGGCCCTGGCATGTCTGTTCAGGAAATTATGATTCCAGCATCCAAAGCAGGCCTCGTCATCGGAAAGGGCGGCGAGACGATTAAACAGTTACAG GAGCGAGCCGGGGTGAAGATGGTGATGATTCAGGATGGGCCGCAGAACACTGGGGCGGACAAACCGCTAAGGATTTCTGGAGATCCTTATAAAGTTCAG CAAGCTAAAGACATGGTGATGGACCTGATCAGAGACCAGGGTTTCCGAGAGCAGAGGGGTGAATACGGATCACGGatgggtggaggaggaggaggtggcggcggaggaggaggaggaggaggaggggaaggTTTGGAT GTCCCAGTGCCACGCTTCGCAGTGGGGATTGTGATCGGCAGGAACGGAGAAATGATCAAGAAGATTCAGAACGACACCGGCGTTAAAATTCAGTTCAAACCAG ATGACGGCACTACACCAGACAGGATTGCTCAGATCATGGGTCCCCCTGACCGGGCGCAGCATGCAGCCAGCATCATTACAGACCTGTTGCATAGTGTGCAAGCTGGCGGTCCACCCGGCCCTGGGGGCAGGGGCAGAGGTCGTGGCCATGGTAACTGGAACATGGGGCCACCAGGGGGTCTGCAGGAGTTCTCCTTCACTGTTCCTACCGTTAAGACCGGCCTCATTATCGGCAAAG GAGGGGAGACGATTAAAAGCATAAGCCAGCAGTCTGGTGCCAGAATAGAGTTGCAGAGAAATCCTCCTCCCAATGCTGATCCCAATATAAAGATGTTCACAGTGCGCGGGACACCGCAGCAGATCGATTATGCCAGACAGCTCGTTGAAGAGAAGATCGGG GGTCCCGTCAGCCCTATAGGTGGACCGCATGGGCCACCGGGACCGCACGGAGGACCTGCACCGCACGGCCCCCCGGGTCCACCTGGACCTCCTGCACCTATGGGACCTTACAACCCAGGGCCCTACAACCAGGGACCTCCTGGACCACA CGGTGGTCCTCCAGGGCCATACCAACCGCAGGGCTGGGGTAACGGTTACCCTCACTGGCAGCAGGGCCAGCCCGATCCCA ACAAAGCAGCGGCCGACGCTAATGCCGCAGCGTGGGCTGCCTATTACGCTCAGTACCAGCAGCAGCCTCAGGCTCCCATGACTCCCACCAGTGGTGCCGCTCCTGGCACCGCACCAGCTAACGGTCAAG GTGACCCGCAGGCTCCAGGTCAGAGCGGACAGGCAGATTACACCAAGGCCTGGGAAGAATATTACAAGAAAATGG GTCAACAAGGCCAGCAGCCGCAGGATTACACCAAAGCGTGGGAGGAATACTATAAGAAACAAG GTCAGGCGGCCCCTCAGGCGGCCGGGCCGAGCTCTTCTCAGCCTGGAGGCCAGCCGGACTACAGCGCCGCGTGGGCTGAATATTACCGCCAGCAAGCGGCCTACTATGGCCAGGGCGGCTCTCAGCCCATGGGATCAGCACCACCGGCCCAGCAG CTTCATCAGGAGTCCCTGCATCCCGACATCAGCGAGACTTAA